Genomic segment of Streptomyces sp. NBC_01210:
GCCCGCCGGACCCTCGGCTGGACCTGGGAGGCATACCGGGGCAACGCCCACGGCACAAAGGGAGGCGCACAATGCGCGTGAACTTCACGGTCAACGGTCGTCAGCAGGAAGCGGACGACGTGTGGGAGGGCGAGAGCCTTCTCTACGTGCTGCGTGAGCGCATGGGCCTGCCGGGCTCCAAGAACGCGTGCGAGCAGGGCGAGTGCGGCTCCTGCACGGTCCGGCTCGACGGCGTCCCGGTCTGCTCCTGCCTCGTTGCCGCAGGTCAGGTCGAGGGCCGCGAGGTCGTCACCGTAGAGGGCCTGGCGGACTTCGCCAAGCAGCGTGCCGAGCACGGCGGCTGCGCCACGGCCGCCTGCGGCACCACCCTGGACCAGGCCAAGCAGTGGGAAGCCAAGCCTTCCGACTCGCAGACCGGCGAGGGCTCCGAGCTCTCCCCGATCCAGCAGGCGTTCATCGACGCCGGCGCCGTGCAGTGCGGTTTCTGCACGCCCGGTCTGCTGGTCGCCGCCGACGAACTGCTCGAGCGCAACGCCGAGCCGTCCGACGCGGACATCCGCGAGGCGCTCTCCGGCAACCTCTGCCGCTGCACCGGTTACGAGAAGATCCTCGACGCGGTCCGCCTCGCGGCCGCCCGCCAGGAAGAGGCGGTCTGAGAACCATGGCCACCATCGGTACTCCCACCAACATCTCCCAGGGCTCCCGGACCAAGGGCGGCATCGGCGAGTCGACGCTGCGTCCCGACGGCACCCTCAAGGTCACCGGTGAGTTCGCGTACTCCTCGGACATGTGGCACGAGGACATGCTCTGGGGCCACACGCTGCGCTCCACCGTCGCGCACGCCGAGATCAAGTCGATCGACGTCTCCGAGGCGCTGGCGACGTCCGGCGTCTACGCCGTACTGACCTACGACGACCTGCCCACCGAGGTGAAGAACTACGGCCTGGAGATCCAGGACACCCCGGTCCTCGCCCACGGCAAGGTCCGCCACCACGGCGAGCCGGTGGCCCTGGTCGCCGCCGACCACCCGGAGACCGCGCGCCGCGCCGCCGCCAAGATCAAGATCGAGTACGTCGAGCTGCCGGTCATCACGGACGAGGCGTCCGCGACCGCTCCCGACGCGATCCTGGTCCACGAGGGCCGCGACGACCACCACATCGGTCATGTCCCGCACCCGAACATCGTGCACCGGCAGCCGATCGTCCGCGGCAACGCCGACGAGGCCGCCGAGCGCGCCGACGTCATCGTCAAGGGCGAGTACACCTTCGGCATGCAGGACCAGGCCTTCCTCGGCCCGGAGTCCGGCCTCGCGGTCCCCTCCGAGGACGGCGGCGTCGAGCTGTACGTCGCCACTCAGTGGCTGCACTCGGACCTCCGTCAGATCGCCCCCGTCCTCGGCCTGCCCGAGGAGAAGATCCGGATGACGCTCTCCGGCGTCGGCGGGGCCTTCGGCGGCCGTGAGGACCTGTCGATGCAGATCCACGCCTGCCTCCTGGCGCTGCGCACCGGTAAGCCGGTCAAGATCGTCTACAACCGGTTCGAGTCCTTCTTCGGGCACGTCCACCGGCACCCGGCGAAGCTCTACTACGAGCACGGCGCCACCAAGGACGGCAAGCTCACGCACATGAAGTGCAGGATCGTCCTGGACGGCGGCGCGTACGCTTCCGCATCCCCGGCGGTCGTCGGCAATGCGTCCTCACTCAGCGTCGGCCCGTACGTCGTCGACGACGTCGACATCGAGGCGATCGCGCTCTACTCGAACAACCCGCCCTGCGGCGCCATGCGCGGCTTCGGCGCGGTCCAGGCGTGCTTCGCCTACGAGGCCCAGATGGACAAGCTCGCGGCGAAGCTGGGCATCGACCCGGTGGAGTTCCGCCAGCTCAACGCCATGGAGCAGGGCACGATCATGCCGACCGGGCAGCCGGTCGACTCCCCGGCCCCGGTCGCCGAACTGCTGCGCCGTGTCAAGGCCAGACCGCTGCCGCCCGAGCAGCAGTGGCTCACGGCCGGTGAGGAGGCGGACGTCCGCGCCCTGCCGGGCGGTCTGTCCAACACCACGCACGGCGAGGGAGTCGTCCGCGGTGTCGGCTACGCGGTCGGCATCAAGAATGTCGGCTTCTCCGAGGGCTTCGACGACTACTCCACCGCGCGGGTGCGTATGGAGGTCGTGGGCGGTGAGCCGGTCGCGACCGTGCACACCGCGATGGCGGAGGTCGGCCAGGGCGGTGTCACCGTCCACGCTCAGATCGCCCGCACCGAGCTCGGTGTCTCGCAGGTGACGATCCACCCGGCCGACACCCAGGTCGGCTCGGCCGGCTCCACCTCCGCCTCCCGTCAGACGTACGTCACGGGCGGCGCGGTCAAGCACACCTGCGAGAACGTCCG
This window contains:
- a CDS encoding (2Fe-2S)-binding protein; the encoded protein is MRVNFTVNGRQQEADDVWEGESLLYVLRERMGLPGSKNACEQGECGSCTVRLDGVPVCSCLVAAGQVEGREVVTVEGLADFAKQRAEHGGCATAACGTTLDQAKQWEAKPSDSQTGEGSELSPIQQAFIDAGAVQCGFCTPGLLVAADELLERNAEPSDADIREALSGNLCRCTGYEKILDAVRLAAARQEEAV
- a CDS encoding xanthine dehydrogenase family protein molybdopterin-binding subunit, translating into MATIGTPTNISQGSRTKGGIGESTLRPDGTLKVTGEFAYSSDMWHEDMLWGHTLRSTVAHAEIKSIDVSEALATSGVYAVLTYDDLPTEVKNYGLEIQDTPVLAHGKVRHHGEPVALVAADHPETARRAAAKIKIEYVELPVITDEASATAPDAILVHEGRDDHHIGHVPHPNIVHRQPIVRGNADEAAERADVIVKGEYTFGMQDQAFLGPESGLAVPSEDGGVELYVATQWLHSDLRQIAPVLGLPEEKIRMTLSGVGGAFGGREDLSMQIHACLLALRTGKPVKIVYNRFESFFGHVHRHPAKLYYEHGATKDGKLTHMKCRIVLDGGAYASASPAVVGNASSLSVGPYVVDDVDIEAIALYSNNPPCGAMRGFGAVQACFAYEAQMDKLAAKLGIDPVEFRQLNAMEQGTIMPTGQPVDSPAPVAELLRRVKARPLPPEQQWLTAGEEADVRALPGGLSNTTHGEGVVRGVGYAVGIKNVGFSEGFDDYSTARVRMEVVGGEPVATVHTAMAEVGQGGVTVHAQIARTELGVSQVTIHPADTQVGSAGSTSASRQTYVTGGAVKHTCENVREKVLEIGRRKFGSYHPAWATAELLLEGGKVVTDGGEVLADLVDVLEGESVDLELEWRHRPTEAFDLHTGQGNGHVQYSFAAHRAVVEVDTELGLVKVVELAVAQDVGKALNPLSVVGQIQGGTTQGLGVAVMEEIIVDPKTAKVRNPSFTDYLIPTILDTPTIPVDVLELADDHAPYGLRGIGEAPTLSSTPAVLAAIRNATGLELNRTPVRPEHLTGT